In Dermacentor andersoni chromosome 4, qqDerAnde1_hic_scaffold, whole genome shotgun sequence, the following proteins share a genomic window:
- the LOC126537461 gene encoding uncharacterized protein isoform X11: MCRLAICASRTSTIVLSRTGFVDAGSEHALHQAYLLLPPAVCPAGFIGQNKSQEAVPRALHWDHLTSTVTSTETSWHPDKSSSLFDVPFSGLGSTERARMLIKFFLIAQRPSRASEKSLRYWREQTGFTELCFMSRWADTMSPDAVTLWFDWHFTTFGISPHMGSA, translated from the exons atgtgtcggctggcgatctGTGCGTCGCGTACAAGCACG atCGTGCTGTCGAGGACCGGATTCGTCGACGCAGGGTCTGAGCATGCACTGCATCAGGCCTATCTACTGCTACCTCCGGCTGTCTGCCCTGCTGGCTTCATCGGACAAAACAAGTCGCAGGAAGCTGTACCACGTGCACTGCACTGGGACCACCTGACCAGCACGGTGACGTCGACGGAGACATCGTGGCACccggataaaagcagcagccttttcgacgttcccttcagtggacttggaagcaccgaacgagcacggatgctgatcaaattttttctgatcgcacag cgcccgtctcgtgcttctgaaaagagcTTGCGGTATTGGCGTGAACAGACAG gtttcacagaactttgttttatgtcaagatgggctgacaccatgtcacctgatgctgtcactctctg gtttgactggcatttcacgaccttcgggatcagcccacatatggggagtgcttaa
- the LOC126537461 gene encoding uncharacterized protein isoform X2, whose translation MCRLAICASRTSTIVLSRTGFVDAGSEHALHQAYLLLPPAVCPAGFIGQNKSQEAVPRALHWDHLTSTVTSTETSWHPDKSSSLFDVPFSGLGSTERARMLIKFFLIAQFLPLGLSGTLLHHWCESASRTFRDYYARLVLLKRACGIGVNRQVSQNFVLCQDGLTPCHLMLSLSGLTGISRPSGSAHIWGVLNACFTSASGWPGIALSSGSAHRTKNCWSMRGCDLPDPHHRQLHCKKVV comes from the exons atgtgtcggctggcgatctGTGCGTCGCGTACAAGCACG atCGTGCTGTCGAGGACCGGATTCGTCGACGCAGGGTCTGAGCATGCACTGCATCAGGCCTATCTACTGCTACCTCCGGCTGTCTGCCCTGCTGGCTTCATCGGACAAAACAAGTCGCAGGAAGCTGTACCACGTGCACTGCACTGGGACCACCTGACCAGCACGGTGACGTCGACGGAGACATCGTGGCACccggataaaagcagcagccttttcgacgttcccttcagtggacttggaagcaccgaacgagcacggatgctgatcaaattttttctgatcgcacag tttcttcctctgggcttaagtgggacgcttctccatcattggtgcgaaagtgcctccagaaccttccgggattatta cgcccgtctcgtgcttctgaaaagagcTTGCGGTATTGGCGTGAACAGACAG gtttcacagaactttgttttatgtcaagatgggctgacaccatgtcacctgatgctgtcactctctg gtttgactggcatttcacgaccttcgggatcagcccacatatggggagtgcttaatgcttgcttcacttctgcctcgggttggcctggtattgcactttcttcgggatcggcccaccgtacgaaaaattgttggtctatgcgcggatgcgatctgccagatcctcaccatagacagcttcactgtaaaaaagtggtctag
- the LOC126537461 gene encoding uncharacterized protein isoform X5: MCRLAICASRTSTIVLSRTGFVDAGSEHALHQAYLLLPPAVCPAGFIGQNKSQEAVPRALHWDHLTSTVTSTETSWHPDKSSSLFDVPFSGLGSTERARMLIKFFLIAQRPSRASEKSLRYWREQTEFITCACATHWRRQYELHFLLAGQVRMTMHLGEQDSNCESLVVSQNFVLCQDGLTPCHLMLSLSGQLFARTWCYAAFSC; this comes from the exons atgtgtcggctggcgatctGTGCGTCGCGTACAAGCACG atCGTGCTGTCGAGGACCGGATTCGTCGACGCAGGGTCTGAGCATGCACTGCATCAGGCCTATCTACTGCTACCTCCGGCTGTCTGCCCTGCTGGCTTCATCGGACAAAACAAGTCGCAGGAAGCTGTACCACGTGCACTGCACTGGGACCACCTGACCAGCACGGTGACGTCGACGGAGACATCGTGGCACccggataaaagcagcagccttttcgacgttcccttcagtggacttggaagcaccgaacgagcacggatgctgatcaaattttttctgatcgcacag cgcccgtctcgtgcttctgaaaagagcTTGCGGTATTGGCGTGAACAGACAG agTTCATCACTTGTGCATGTGCAACACATTGGCGGAGGCAATACGAACTGCATTTCTTACTAGCTGGACAAGTCAGAATGACAATGCACCTTGGAGAACAAGACTCGAATTGTGAAAGTCTGGTG gtttcacagaactttgttttatgtcaagatgggctgacaccatgtcacctgatgctgtcactctctg gtcagctctttgcaaggacatggtgctatgcagccttcagctgctga
- the LOC126537461 gene encoding uncharacterized protein isoform X7 yields the protein MCRLAICASRTSTIVLSRTGFVDAGSEHALHQAYLLLPPAVCPAGFIGQNKSQEAVPRALHWDHLTSTVTSTETSWHPDKSSSLFDVPFSGLGSTERARMLIKFFLIAQRPSRASEKSLRYWREQTGFTELCFMSRWADTMSPDAVTLWSALCKDMVLCSLQLLKRQDYISELHYTITLHLKRQDYIFKCFNVWCH from the exons atgtgtcggctggcgatctGTGCGTCGCGTACAAGCACG atCGTGCTGTCGAGGACCGGATTCGTCGACGCAGGGTCTGAGCATGCACTGCATCAGGCCTATCTACTGCTACCTCCGGCTGTCTGCCCTGCTGGCTTCATCGGACAAAACAAGTCGCAGGAAGCTGTACCACGTGCACTGCACTGGGACCACCTGACCAGCACGGTGACGTCGACGGAGACATCGTGGCACccggataaaagcagcagccttttcgacgttcccttcagtggacttggaagcaccgaacgagcacggatgctgatcaaattttttctgatcgcacag cgcccgtctcgtgcttctgaaaagagcTTGCGGTATTGGCGTGAACAGACAG gtttcacagaactttgttttatgtcaagatgggctgacaccatgtcacctgatgctgtcactctctg gtcagctctttgcaaggacatggtgctatgcagccttcagctgctgaagaggcaagattacatttctgaattacactacacgattacattacatttgaagaggcaagattacatatttaagtgtttcaatgtttggtgtcattga
- the LOC126537461 gene encoding uncharacterized protein isoform X9 codes for MCRLAICASRTSTIVLSRTGFVDAGSEHALHQAYLLLPPAVCPAGFIGQNKSQEAVPRALHWDHLTSTVTSTETSWHPDKSSSLFDVPFSGLGSTERARMLIKFFLIAQFLPLGLSGTLLHHWCESASRTFRDYYARLVLLKRACGIGVNRQVSQNFVLCQDGLTPCHLMLSLSGQLFARTWCYAAFSC; via the exons atgtgtcggctggcgatctGTGCGTCGCGTACAAGCACG atCGTGCTGTCGAGGACCGGATTCGTCGACGCAGGGTCTGAGCATGCACTGCATCAGGCCTATCTACTGCTACCTCCGGCTGTCTGCCCTGCTGGCTTCATCGGACAAAACAAGTCGCAGGAAGCTGTACCACGTGCACTGCACTGGGACCACCTGACCAGCACGGTGACGTCGACGGAGACATCGTGGCACccggataaaagcagcagccttttcgacgttcccttcagtggacttggaagcaccgaacgagcacggatgctgatcaaattttttctgatcgcacag tttcttcctctgggcttaagtgggacgcttctccatcattggtgcgaaagtgcctccagaaccttccgggattatta cgcccgtctcgtgcttctgaaaagagcTTGCGGTATTGGCGTGAACAGACAG gtttcacagaactttgttttatgtcaagatgggctgacaccatgtcacctgatgctgtcactctctg gtcagctctttgcaaggacatggtgctatgcagccttcagctgctga
- the LOC126537461 gene encoding uncharacterized protein isoform X3 has translation MCRLAICASRTSTIVLSRTGFVDAGSEHALHQAYLLLPPAVCPAGFIGQNKSQEAVPRALHWDHLTSTVTSTETSWHPDKSSSLFDVPFSGLGSTERARMLIKFFLIAQRPSRASEKSLRYWREQTAGQVRMTMHLGEQDSNCESLVVSQNFVLCQDGLTPCHLMLSLSGLTGISRPSGSAHIWGVLNACFTSASGWPGIALSSGSAHRTKNCWSMRGCDLPDPHHRQLHCKKVV, from the exons atgtgtcggctggcgatctGTGCGTCGCGTACAAGCACG atCGTGCTGTCGAGGACCGGATTCGTCGACGCAGGGTCTGAGCATGCACTGCATCAGGCCTATCTACTGCTACCTCCGGCTGTCTGCCCTGCTGGCTTCATCGGACAAAACAAGTCGCAGGAAGCTGTACCACGTGCACTGCACTGGGACCACCTGACCAGCACGGTGACGTCGACGGAGACATCGTGGCACccggataaaagcagcagccttttcgacgttcccttcagtggacttggaagcaccgaacgagcacggatgctgatcaaattttttctgatcgcacag cgcccgtctcgtgcttctgaaaagagcTTGCGGTATTGGCGTGAACAGACAG CTGGACAAGTCAGAATGACAATGCACCTTGGAGAACAAGACTCGAATTGTGAAAGTCTGGTG gtttcacagaactttgttttatgtcaagatgggctgacaccatgtcacctgatgctgtcactctctg gtttgactggcatttcacgaccttcgggatcagcccacatatggggagtgcttaatgcttgcttcacttctgcctcgggttggcctggtattgcactttcttcgggatcggcccaccgtacgaaaaattgttggtctatgcgcggatgcgatctgccagatcctcaccatagacagcttcactgtaaaaaagtggtctag
- the LOC126537461 gene encoding uncharacterized protein isoform X10, with amino-acid sequence MCRLAICASRTSTIVLSRTGFVDAGSEHALHQAYLLLPPAVCPAGFIGQNKSQEAVPRALHWDHLTSTVTSTETSWHPDKSSSLFDVPFSGLGSTERARMLIKFFLIAQFLPLGLSGTLLHHWCESASRTFRDYYARLVLLKRACGIGVNRQVSQNFVLCQDGLTPCHLMLSLSVTSTRQHTRLHKI; translated from the exons atgtgtcggctggcgatctGTGCGTCGCGTACAAGCACG atCGTGCTGTCGAGGACCGGATTCGTCGACGCAGGGTCTGAGCATGCACTGCATCAGGCCTATCTACTGCTACCTCCGGCTGTCTGCCCTGCTGGCTTCATCGGACAAAACAAGTCGCAGGAAGCTGTACCACGTGCACTGCACTGGGACCACCTGACCAGCACGGTGACGTCGACGGAGACATCGTGGCACccggataaaagcagcagccttttcgacgttcccttcagtggacttggaagcaccgaacgagcacggatgctgatcaaattttttctgatcgcacag tttcttcctctgggcttaagtgggacgcttctccatcattggtgcgaaagtgcctccagaaccttccgggattatta cgcccgtctcgtgcttctgaaaagagcTTGCGGTATTGGCGTGAACAGACAG gtttcacagaactttgttttatgtcaagatgggctgacaccatgtcacctgatgctgtcactctctg tgacctcaacgagacagcacaCGAGACTGCACAAGATCTAA
- the LOC126537461 gene encoding uncharacterized protein isoform X8 produces the protein MCRLAICASRTSTIVLSRTGFVDAGSEHALHQAYLLLPPAVCPAGFIGQNKSQEAVPRALHWDHLTSTVTSTETSWHPDKSSSLFDVPFSGLGSTERARMLIKFFLIAQRPSRASEKSLRYWREQTGFTELCFMSRWADTMSPDAVTLCDLNETAHETAQDLTHRVSPDSLSAGWASECDPLVTTISPSITS, from the exons atgtgtcggctggcgatctGTGCGTCGCGTACAAGCACG atCGTGCTGTCGAGGACCGGATTCGTCGACGCAGGGTCTGAGCATGCACTGCATCAGGCCTATCTACTGCTACCTCCGGCTGTCTGCCCTGCTGGCTTCATCGGACAAAACAAGTCGCAGGAAGCTGTACCACGTGCACTGCACTGGGACCACCTGACCAGCACGGTGACGTCGACGGAGACATCGTGGCACccggataaaagcagcagccttttcgacgttcccttcagtggacttggaagcaccgaacgagcacggatgctgatcaaattttttctgatcgcacag cgcccgtctcgtgcttctgaaaagagcTTGCGGTATTGGCGTGAACAGACAG gtttcacagaactttgttttatgtcaagatgggctgacaccatgtcacctgatgctgtcactctctg tgacctcaacgagacagcacaCGAGACTGCACAAGATCTAACTCACCGTgtgagcccggactccctctcggcaggatgggcaAGCGAGTGCGATCCCCTCGTcacaacgatctcacccagcattacaagttag
- the LOC126537461 gene encoding uncharacterized protein isoform X4 produces MCRLAICASRTSTIVLSRTGFVDAGSEHALHQAYLLLPPAVCPAGFIGQNKSQEAVPRALHWDHLTSTVTSTETSWHPDKSSSLFDVPFSGLGSTERARMLIKFFLIAQRPSRASEKSLRYWREQTEFITCACATHWRRQYELHFLLAGQVRMTMHLGEQDSNCESLVVSQNFVLCQDGLTPCHLMLSLSDRFQDMGPLFKAKRREHGVQDMVHAVHNGLTWMDKALKSSISL; encoded by the exons atgtgtcggctggcgatctGTGCGTCGCGTACAAGCACG atCGTGCTGTCGAGGACCGGATTCGTCGACGCAGGGTCTGAGCATGCACTGCATCAGGCCTATCTACTGCTACCTCCGGCTGTCTGCCCTGCTGGCTTCATCGGACAAAACAAGTCGCAGGAAGCTGTACCACGTGCACTGCACTGGGACCACCTGACCAGCACGGTGACGTCGACGGAGACATCGTGGCACccggataaaagcagcagccttttcgacgttcccttcagtggacttggaagcaccgaacgagcacggatgctgatcaaattttttctgatcgcacag cgcccgtctcgtgcttctgaaaagagcTTGCGGTATTGGCGTGAACAGACAG agTTCATCACTTGTGCATGTGCAACACATTGGCGGAGGCAATACGAACTGCATTTCTTACTAGCTGGACAAGTCAGAATGACAATGCACCTTGGAGAACAAGACTCGAATTGTGAAAGTCTGGTG gtttcacagaactttgttttatgtcaagatgggctgacaccatgtcacctgatgctgtcactctctg atcgctttcaagatatgggcccgcTCTTCAAGGCAAAGCGACGAGAACACGGAGTTCAAGATATGGTCCACGCGGTGCATAATGGTttgacgtggatggataaggcactaaagagcagtatcagcttataa
- the LOC126537461 gene encoding uncharacterized protein isoform X1, which yields MCRLAICASRTSTIVLSRTGFVDAGSEHALHQAYLLLPPAVCPAGFIGQNKSQEAVPRALHWDHLTSTVTSTETSWHPDKSSSLFDVPFSGLGSTERARMLIKFFLIAQRPSRASEKSLRYWREQTEFITCACATHWRRQYELHFLLAGQVRMTMHLGEQDSNCESLVVSQNFVLCQDGLTPCHLMLSLSGLTGISRPSGSAHIWGVLNACFTSASGWPGIALSSGSAHRTKNCWSMRGCDLPDPHHRQLHCKKVV from the exons atgtgtcggctggcgatctGTGCGTCGCGTACAAGCACG atCGTGCTGTCGAGGACCGGATTCGTCGACGCAGGGTCTGAGCATGCACTGCATCAGGCCTATCTACTGCTACCTCCGGCTGTCTGCCCTGCTGGCTTCATCGGACAAAACAAGTCGCAGGAAGCTGTACCACGTGCACTGCACTGGGACCACCTGACCAGCACGGTGACGTCGACGGAGACATCGTGGCACccggataaaagcagcagccttttcgacgttcccttcagtggacttggaagcaccgaacgagcacggatgctgatcaaattttttctgatcgcacag cgcccgtctcgtgcttctgaaaagagcTTGCGGTATTGGCGTGAACAGACAG agTTCATCACTTGTGCATGTGCAACACATTGGCGGAGGCAATACGAACTGCATTTCTTACTAGCTGGACAAGTCAGAATGACAATGCACCTTGGAGAACAAGACTCGAATTGTGAAAGTCTGGTG gtttcacagaactttgttttatgtcaagatgggctgacaccatgtcacctgatgctgtcactctctg gtttgactggcatttcacgaccttcgggatcagcccacatatggggagtgcttaatgcttgcttcacttctgcctcgggttggcctggtattgcactttcttcgggatcggcccaccgtacgaaaaattgttggtctatgcgcggatgcgatctgccagatcctcaccatagacagcttcactgtaaaaaagtggtctag
- the LOC126537461 gene encoding uncharacterized protein isoform X6: protein MCRLAICASRTSTIVLSRTGFVDAGSEHALHQAYLLLPPAVCPAGFIGQNKSQEAVPRALHWDHLTSTVTSTETSWHPDKSSSLFDVPFSGLGSTERARMLIKFFLIAQRPSRASEKSLRYWREQTEFITCACATHWRRQYELHFLLAGQVRMTMHLGEQDSNCESLVVSQNFVLCQDGLTPCHLMLSLSVTSTRQHTRLHKI, encoded by the exons atgtgtcggctggcgatctGTGCGTCGCGTACAAGCACG atCGTGCTGTCGAGGACCGGATTCGTCGACGCAGGGTCTGAGCATGCACTGCATCAGGCCTATCTACTGCTACCTCCGGCTGTCTGCCCTGCTGGCTTCATCGGACAAAACAAGTCGCAGGAAGCTGTACCACGTGCACTGCACTGGGACCACCTGACCAGCACGGTGACGTCGACGGAGACATCGTGGCACccggataaaagcagcagccttttcgacgttcccttcagtggacttggaagcaccgaacgagcacggatgctgatcaaattttttctgatcgcacag cgcccgtctcgtgcttctgaaaagagcTTGCGGTATTGGCGTGAACAGACAG agTTCATCACTTGTGCATGTGCAACACATTGGCGGAGGCAATACGAACTGCATTTCTTACTAGCTGGACAAGTCAGAATGACAATGCACCTTGGAGAACAAGACTCGAATTGTGAAAGTCTGGTG gtttcacagaactttgttttatgtcaagatgggctgacaccatgtcacctgatgctgtcactctctg tgacctcaacgagacagcacaCGAGACTGCACAAGATCTAA